A stretch of the Drosophila sulfurigaster albostrigata strain 15112-1811.04 chromosome 2L, ASM2355843v2, whole genome shotgun sequence genome encodes the following:
- the LOC133848748 gene encoding phosphatidylinositol 3,4,5-trisphosphate 3-phosphatase and dual-specificity protein phosphatase PTEN: MKGHRNDETEIKINSYNKQITQNHKRQTSSSETNMANTISIMSNAIRNAVSKQRIRYKEKGFNLDLTYICSNIIAMGYPAPDKIEGIWRNRYEDVLKFLDENHGDHYKIYNLCKERNYDKSKFHGRVAIYPFEDHNPPTIELIQRFCHDVESWLKADLLNVVAVHCKAGKGRTGTMICAYLVHCRFKKTADEALDWYGEKRTKDRKGVTIPSQRRYVQYYSKLIPDLRYKVTSLYVCEIRFADTNFLHNLGPLQCSIWDMQDSATEKAKAQQLKTWQLDFQQSSNLDLSSSPLLVSGDIKVELAKISSDKIICHAWMNTFFVQSSSDCETDGTNVKYMYTLNKSEIDGAHKDKDYKFSEGFKISIVFEGEKRSDCIQTEPSVNNRNNNRNSDNLPSDNDRNLNSEGSDFNSPSSSRFFRT, from the exons atgAAGGGACATAGAAATGATGAAAccgaaatcaaaataaatagttataaTAAGCAAATAACTCAAAATCATAAAAGACAAACATCATCTTCAGAGACTAATATGGCAAACACAATTTCCATAATGTCCAACGCCATACGAAACGCAGTGAGCAAACAACGTATACGCTATAAGGAGAAAGGATTTAACTTGGATCTAACCT aTATTTGCTCTAATATTATTGCGATGGGATATCCTGCTCCAGATAAAATAGAAGGCATTTGGAGAAATCGCTATGAGGACGTGTTAAAGTTTTTAGATGAAAATCACGGTGATCATTACAAAATCTACAATTTGTGCAAAGAACGCAATTACGACAAAAGTAAATTTCACGGG AGAGTTGCAATTTATCCGTTTGAAGATCATAATCCTCCCACAATTGAGTTAATACAACGTTTTTGTCATGATGTTGAATCTTGGCTAAAAGCTGATTTGCTCAACGTTGTCGCCGTGCACTGCAAGGCAGGCAAAGGACGAACTG GTACCATGATATGCGCATATTTGGTGCATTGTAGATTCAAGAAAACCGCTGACGAAGCACTCGATTGGTATGGTGAAAAGCGTACGAAAGATCGAAAGGGGGTTACAATTCCATCTCAACGTAGATATGTTCAGTATTATTCAAAGTTGATCCCAGATTTGCGGTATAAAGTTACAAGTCTTTAC GTCTGTGAAATTCGATTTGCGGACACGAATTTTTTGCATAATCTTGGCCCATTGCAATGCTCGATTTGGGACATGCAGGACTCCGCAACAGAAAAAGCTAAGGCACAA CAACTGAAGACGTGGCAACTTGATTTCCAGCAATCTTCTAACTTGGATTTAAGTAGCTCACCACTTTTAGTTTCTGGTGATATTAAAGTGGAACTAGCAAAAATATCATCGGATAAGATCATTTGCCACGCCTGGATGAATACATTCTTTGTGCAAAGTAGTTCTG ATTGTGAAACCGATGGAACGAACgtcaaatatatgtatactttaaaCAAGTCCGAAATCGATGGTGCCCATAAGGACAAAGATTACAAGTTTTCGGAGGGCTTTAAG ATCTCGATTGTATTTGAAGGAGAGAAACGTTCCGACTGCATACAAACTGAACCCTCAGTGAATAATCGAAACAATAATCGAAACTCGGATAATTTGCCTAGTGACAATGATAGGAATCTAAACAGTGAGGGTTCTGATTTCAACTCTCCGTCCTCAAGTCGTTTTTTTCGAACGTAA
- the LOC133838347 gene encoding outer mitochondrial transmembrane helix translocase, translating to MDHFNFGGSELTRGHMVQMLLRISIASVITYYSVKWMMNQIDPTSKSKKKAKLLAEEQLKRLRREDNFDVNLQTFTDYELMIASHLVVPADIAVKWSDIAGLDAVIQDLRESVVLPVRHRDMFKNSKLWQAPRGVLLHGPPGCGKTLIAKATAKEAGMRFINLDVAILTDKWYGESQKLASAVFSLAAKIQPCIIFVDEIDSFLRARNSNDHEATAMMKTQFMMLWDGLSTDPESAVIVMGATNRPQDLDKAILRRMPAQFHISLPSEVQRGQILKLILATEEIDNNVDFNRLAKLTNGFSGSDLREMCRNASVYRMRQFMTATDRNQQQASKPQPSTGAADINKALISITMDDLLSSHLKMKESKMHTGNLFLENRIDLD from the exons ATGGATCATTTTAACTTTGGCGGTTCGGAGCTAACGCGTGGTCACATGGTTCAAATGTTACTGCGTATTTCTATAGCCTCAGTTATCACTTATTACTCAGTCAAATGGATGATGAATCAAATAGATCCGacaagtaaaagcaaaaagaaggCAAAACTTCTGGCCGAAGAACAGTTAAAAAG GCTGCGTAGAGAGGACAACTTCGATGTAAACTTACAAACATTTACCGATTACGAGTTGATGATTGCATCACACCTTGTTGTTCCAGCAGACATTGCGGTGAAATGGAGTGACATCGCTGGCTTGGATGCCGTCATACAGGATCTACGCGAATCGGTTGTGCTGCCCGTGCGACATCGCGACATGTTTAAGAATTCCAAGCTGTGGCAAGCGCCGCGTGGTGTTCTGCTTCATGGTCCGCCTGGATGTGGCAAAACGCTGATTGCCAAGGCAACCGCCAAGGAGGCGGGTATGCGTTTTATTAACTTGGATGTGGCTATACTGACCGACAAGTGGTATGGCGAATCACAGAAGTTAGCCTCTGCTGTTTTCTCGCTGGCCGCAAAAATTCAACCATGCATAATTTTTGTGGATGAAATCGATTCGTTTCTGCGTGCACGCAACTCAAATGATCACGAGGCCACCGCCATGATGAAAACACAATTTATGATGCTGTGGGATGGTCTCAGCACTGATCCAGAATCTGCTGTCATTGTCATGGGAGCCACAAATCGGCCGCAAGATCTAGATAAGGCAATTCTTCGTCGTATGCCAGCACAATTTCATATTAGTCTGCCATCTGAAGTGCAGCGTggacaaattttgaaattgatcTTGGCAACGGAGGAGATTGACAACAATGTGGACTTCAATCGCTTGGCAAAACTGACGAATGGTTTCTCGGGCTCTGATCTGCGTGAAATGTGTCGCAATGCTTCCGTTTATCGTATGCGACAATTTATGACAGCCACGGATagaaatcagcagcaagcgtCAAAGCCACAGCCATCAACTGGTGCTGCAGACATCAACAAAGCTTTGATCTCTATCACCATGGATGATCTGCTGAGCTCGCACTTGAAAATGAAGGAGTCCAAAATGCACACTGGCAATCTATTCTTGGAGAATAGAATAGATTTAGATTAA
- the LOC133838420 gene encoding RNA-binding protein Rsf1, with translation MTDQRGTRVYVGNLTDKVKKDDLEGEFTKYGKLNSVWIAFNPPGFAFVEFEHRDDAEKACDILNGSELLGSQLRVEISKGRPRQGRRGGPGDRGRRGDVGGRHSITNSSGGGFRQQRGSSSSSSRHCERSYSSGRSNSGYGGGGNSRDGGSSSNGFSRRDAYSSGVRDSNRYGGSSSSSSYSRNGGQGGGGRFRSRSPVIYPRF, from the coding sequence ATGACTGATCAACGGGGGACTAGAGTTTACGTTGGCAACTTAACGGATAAGGTCAAAAAAGACGATCTCGAAGGTGAATTTACAAAGTACGGCAAACTGAATTCGGTATGGATTGCATTTAATCCACCCGGATTTGCCTTTGTTGAATTCGAGCATCGTGACGATGCCGAAAAGGCATGTGACATTCTGAATGGCTCCGAACTCTTGGGTTCACAATTGCGAGTCGAAATCAGCAAGGGACGTCCGCGACAAGGCCGGCGTGGTGGACCAGGCGACCGAGGACGCCGCGGCGATGTCGGCGGCCGGCACAGCATAACAAATAGCAGTGGAGGCGGCTTTCGACAACAGCGCGGATCGAGCAGCTCCAGCAGCCGCCATTGTGAACGTAGTTACAGCTCGGGACGCTCAAATTCGGGCTACGGCGGTGGTGGCAACAGCCGCGatggtggcagcagcagcaatggcttCAGCCGTCGCGATGCGTACAGCAGTGGAGTTCGAGATAGCAATCGCtatggcggcagcagcagcagttcaaGCTACAGTCGCAATGGTGGGCAAGGCGGTGGAGGACGTTTTAGATCCCGTTCACCAGTCATATATCCTCGGTTTTAA
- the LOC133838318 gene encoding ubiquitin carboxyl-terminal hydrolase 14: MPSFKVKVKWGRELYPDIDVNTDEEPILFKAQLFALTGVQPERQKVMCKGGILKDDEWNLQLKDGAVVLLLGSKEKVPEVPQTPVKFIEDMNEAEAATAMRIPAGLTNLGNTCYMNATVQCLRAVPELRKALVNFGQDSSDSGSTASTVSSAMKIVFAQMEKGTTITPIVLLQALHRASPQFAQTGENGTYRQQDANECWSEILKMLQQKLRPLSQESDGAIAEKKTHNSFIEQFFGGTFEVKMTADEAPDEPATISSENFLQLSCFISMEVKYMQSGLKSKMKEQLVKNSESLGRDAHYTRTYLVSRLPAYLTVQFVRFQYKGKEGINAKVLKDIKFPMDFDAFELCTPELQQKLCPMRAKFKEVDDKKMEVESQIKQTAKSMEIDEEIDESKYEKFSFDDDLGSNNSGFYTLKAVLTHKGRSSSSGHYVAWVRSSGDVWFKFDDDDVTSVTTDEILRLSGGGDWHCAYVLLYGPKLLDKC; this comes from the exons ATGCCGTCCTTCAAag TAAAAGTGAAATGGGGCCGCGAACTTTATCCGGATATTGATGTGAATACCGATGAGGAGCCAATCTTGTTTAAAGCTCAACTATTTGCGCTCACTGGCGTGCAACCAGAACGGCAAAAAGTGATGTGTAAAGGTGGAATTCTCAAGGATGATGAATGGAATTTACAGCTGAAGGAT GGTGCAGTTGTGTTATTACTGGGTTCCAAGGAAAAGGTGCCAGAGGTTCCTCAAACACCAGTTAAATTTATTGAGGACATGAACGAGGCTGAAGCAGCCACAGCG ATGCGTATTCCAGCCGGTTTAACCAATCTGGGAAATACATGCTACATGAATGCCACCGTTCAGTGTTTAAGAGCTGTGCCCGAGTTGCGCAAAGCATTGGTTAATTTTGGCCAAGATAGTTCAGATAGTGGATCAACGGCATCGACCGTTTCATCGGCCATGAAGATCGTATTTGCCCAAATGGAGAAGGGCACTACAATTACGCCAATTGTGCTTTTGCAGGCTTTACATCGAGCGTCGCCACAATTTGCTCAGACTGGAGAGAATGGCACCTATCGTCAGCAGGATGCCAACGAATGTTGGTCAGAGATTCTCAAGATGCTGCAGCAAAAACTGCGTCCATTGAGTCAAGAATCGGATGGTGCTATTGCCGAAAAGAAAACGCATAA CTCATTTATTGAACAGTTCTTTGGCGGCACCTTTGAAGTGAAAATGACCGCAGACGAAGCTCCTGACGAACCTGCCACAATTTCATCCGAGAATTTCTTGCAGTTGAGTTGCTTTATTTCCATGGAGGTTAAATACATGCAAAGTGGTCTCAAATCG aAAATGAAAGAACAGCTGGTTAAAAACTCTGAATCCTTGGGTCGCGATGCGCATTATACCAGAACT TATTTAGTGAGCCGTCTTCCTGCTTATTTGACCGTTCAGTTCGTACGTTTCCAATACAAAGGCAAGGAGGGTATCAATGCGAAGGTCTTGAAAGACATTAAATTTCCCATGGATTTCGATGCATTTGAACTGTGCACGCCCGAATTACAACAAAAGTTGTGTCCCATGCGTGCCAAATTTAAGGAAGTCGATGATAAAAAAATGGAAGTGGAATCGCAGATAAAGCAAACTGCCAAATCTATGGAGATCGACGAGGAAATCGATGAAAGCAAATATGAGAAATTCTCATTCGATGACGATTTGGGAAGCAACAATTCGGGATTTTATACGCTGAAGGCTGTGTTGACACACAAGGGCCGCTCCAGTTCGTCAGGTCATTATGTGGCCTGGGTGCGTTCCAGTGGCGATGTCTGGTTTAAGTTTGATGATGACGACGTCACTTCGGTAACAACCGATGAGATATTGCGACTTTCTGGCGGCGGCGATTGGCATTGCGCATAtgttcttttgtatgggccaaAACTTTTAGATAAGTGCTAG
- the LOC133838283 gene encoding probable G-protein coupled receptor Mth-like 3 isoform X1: MSVALALMYLIFSCVSANINSIGICCSPESKLDSELLKCIPATNIQNATDNFDVLLDQIDSPLGYDLARHNETITDCASTRLSNVSLASETSVEISAKSCLLTLNNRLIILTCKPEANDVTTTVPSSRIGFVNKCCPHSYIYSSEFNRCVPGTPDFDVYSPIVDRPMIFVDNPLLCANNKVLVEYTATAEAVRVAEESKLVWQDGSRQLKRSQFCIEAIDGKKTPRNIRSIKRNQEFLIRTCQQSKICDSLPCVRRCCADGEIYYKKNMTTLCKRDPNDILFESFASLKISGNFTKPAVFGLLHGMECPKFRLDPDSFSDEEHTISSTNGSLFITSTSKKYANSQYCIEKIKNSSMADDKLYTFVCFDSKVVGNDRIRFKMYPIGLLISCCFYAMTLAVYISIEKLRNLPGKILICLVSSLLLAYLGIALGQLMPTSNNKVCVISGFLVYFFLMSAFSWMNITCFDIWKTFGSTKSKNVQRREQRNRFIWYSVYGWGLAIVLTIITATLSTSDVLSENIRPNFGNGRCWFTYDTIGYASLIFFSGPLGILLIINLVLFLLTLKYCNRVKREIFRMQSSNAEKPALRNRFFVDKTRFIMNTKLCFVMGITWLLEIASILLYDHKKNFFWSISDSFNVLLGVFVFFIFVFKRRVWNEIMMKLGFKTRSDPRRTGNTTCLTQSTYSAPSVSMRKMDIDEGEKSLTRI, encoded by the exons ATGAGTGTGGCATTGGCTTTGatgtatttgattttcagTTGTGTTTCCGCAAATATTAATTCGATCGGTATTTGTTGCAGTCCCGAATCGAAACTCGATTCAGAGTTGCTTAAATGCATTCCGGCTACgaatattcaaaatgcaaCAGATAATTTCGATGTGCTACTCGATCAAATTGATAGTCCCCTGGGCTATGACCTTGCCAGGCATAATGAAACAATTACAGACTGTGCAAGTACTCGACTCTCAAATGTTTCACTCGCTAGCGAAACTTCAGTGGAGATTTCCGCGAAATCGTGTCTGCTTACGCTCAACAACCGTCTCATTATATTAACGTGTAAACCTGAAGCCAACGATGTTACGACCACAGTTCCCAGCTCGAGAATTGGTTTCGTCAACAAGTGTTGTCCACACAGTTACATCTACAGTTCAGAGTTCAACAGGTGTGTGCCGGGTACACCTGACTTCGATGTGTACTCTCCTATCGTGGATCGGCCAATGATATTTGTTGACAATCCGCTGCTTTGTGCCAATAATAAAGTTCTTGTTGAATACACCGCGACCGCGGAAGCTGTGCGTGTTGCCGAAGAAAGTAAGCTCGTTTGGCAAGATGGCAGTCGCCAATTGAAACGAAGTCAATTTTGCATTGAAGCAATCGATGGAAAGAAGACGCCTCGTAATATTCGTTCGATAAAAAGGAATCAAGAATTTCTAATACGCACTTGTCAACAGTCGAAAATTTGCGATTCGCTACCATGTGTTCGCAGATGTTGTGCTGATGGCGAAAtctattataaaaaaaatatgacgACGCTGTGTAAACGCGATCCAAATGATATTCTATTTGAAAGTTTTGCGAGTCTAAAGATTAGCGGCAATTTTACGAAACCGGCTG TATTTGGGTTATTGCACGGCATGGAATGCCCAAAGTTTCGCCTGGATCCAGACTCATTTTCCGACGAGGAACATACAATAAGCTCAACTAATGGATCTCTCTTTATAACTAGTACTagcaaaaaatatgcaaacagtCAGTATtgtattgaaaaaattaaaaactcgTCTATGGCTGATGATAAG CTCTACACATTTGTATGCTTCGATTCGAAAGTTGTGGGCAATGATCGCATTCGATTCAAAATGTATCCAATTGGTCTACTAATTTCCTGCTGCTTCTATGCAATGACCCTTGCAGTATATATTTCTATCGAGAAATTGCGCAATCTCCCaggcaaaatattaatttgcttgGTAAGTAGTCTGCTGCTGGCCTATCTAGGAATTGCTTTGGGGCAATTAATGCCTACGTCCAATAACAAAGTGTGCGTCATTTCAg GATTTcttgtatatttctttttaatgtcTGCATTTTCTTGGATGAATATTACATGTTTTGATATATGGAAGACATTTGG atCAACGAAATCAAAGAATGTTCAAAGACGAGAGCAACGAAACCGATTTATATGGTACTCAGTTTATGGTTGGGGACTTGCGATCGTCTTAACGATTATAACGGCTACATTAAGTACATCTGATGTGCTATCGGAAAATATTCGACCCAACTTTGGTAATGGTCGTTGTTGGTTCACAT ATGATACTATTGGATATGCGAGcctaatatttttttctggGCCCCTTGGCATATTACTCATCATAAATCTAGTTCTATTTTTGCTAACACTAAAGTATTGCAATCGCGTCAAAAGGGAGATATTTCGTATGCAGAGTTCAAACGCTGAAAAACCTGCTTTGCGCAATCGATTTTTCGTGGATAAAACCAGATTTATAATGAATACTAAGCTATGCTTTGTAATGGGAATTACTTGGCTATTGGAAATTGCCAGCATCTTGTTATATGATCACAAGAAGAACTTTTTCTGGTCAATAAGTGATTCATTCAATGTCCTTCTAGGAGTTTTCGTATTCTTCATATTTGTGTTCAAAAGACGAGTGTGGAATGAAATAATGATGAAACTAG GCTTCAAGACGAGAAGCGATCCTCGAAGAACCGGAAATACAACTTGCCTAACTCAATCGACTTACTCGGCACCGAGTGTCTCCATGAGAAAGATGGATATTGACGAGGGCGAAAAATCGCTGACACGAATTTGA
- the LOC133838283 gene encoding uncharacterized protein LOC133838283 isoform X2, with protein MSVALALMYLIFSCVSANINSIGICCSPESKLDSELLKCIPATNIQNATDNFDVLLDQIDSPLGYDLARHNETITDCASTRLSNVSLASETSVEISAKSCLLTLNNRLIILTCKPEANDVTTTVPSSRIGFVNKCCPHSYIYSSEFNRCVPGTPDFDVYSPIVDRPMIFVDNPLLCANNKVLVEYTATAEAVRVAEESKLVWQDGSRQLKRSQFCIEAIDGKKTPRNIRSIKRNQEFLIRTCQQSKICDSLPCVRRCCADGEIYYKKNMTTLCKRDPNDILFESFASLKISGNFTKPAVFGLLHGMECPKFRLDPDSFSDEEHTISSTNGSLFITSTSKKYANSQYCIEKIKNSSMADDKNSSTHLYASIRKLWAMIAFDSKCIQLVY; from the exons ATGAGTGTGGCATTGGCTTTGatgtatttgattttcagTTGTGTTTCCGCAAATATTAATTCGATCGGTATTTGTTGCAGTCCCGAATCGAAACTCGATTCAGAGTTGCTTAAATGCATTCCGGCTACgaatattcaaaatgcaaCAGATAATTTCGATGTGCTACTCGATCAAATTGATAGTCCCCTGGGCTATGACCTTGCCAGGCATAATGAAACAATTACAGACTGTGCAAGTACTCGACTCTCAAATGTTTCACTCGCTAGCGAAACTTCAGTGGAGATTTCCGCGAAATCGTGTCTGCTTACGCTCAACAACCGTCTCATTATATTAACGTGTAAACCTGAAGCCAACGATGTTACGACCACAGTTCCCAGCTCGAGAATTGGTTTCGTCAACAAGTGTTGTCCACACAGTTACATCTACAGTTCAGAGTTCAACAGGTGTGTGCCGGGTACACCTGACTTCGATGTGTACTCTCCTATCGTGGATCGGCCAATGATATTTGTTGACAATCCGCTGCTTTGTGCCAATAATAAAGTTCTTGTTGAATACACCGCGACCGCGGAAGCTGTGCGTGTTGCCGAAGAAAGTAAGCTCGTTTGGCAAGATGGCAGTCGCCAATTGAAACGAAGTCAATTTTGCATTGAAGCAATCGATGGAAAGAAGACGCCTCGTAATATTCGTTCGATAAAAAGGAATCAAGAATTTCTAATACGCACTTGTCAACAGTCGAAAATTTGCGATTCGCTACCATGTGTTCGCAGATGTTGTGCTGATGGCGAAAtctattataaaaaaaatatgacgACGCTGTGTAAACGCGATCCAAATGATATTCTATTTGAAAGTTTTGCGAGTCTAAAGATTAGCGGCAATTTTACGAAACCGGCTG TATTTGGGTTATTGCACGGCATGGAATGCCCAAAGTTTCGCCTGGATCCAGACTCATTTTCCGACGAGGAACATACAATAAGCTCAACTAATGGATCTCTCTTTATAACTAGTACTagcaaaaaatatgcaaacagtCAGTATtgtattgaaaaaattaaaaactcgTCTATGGCTGATGATAAG AACAGCTCTACACATTTGTATGCTTCGATTCGAAAGTTGTGGGCAATGATCGCATTCGATTCAAAATGTATCCAATTGGTCTACTAA
- the LOC133838450 gene encoding REPTOR-binding partner isoform X1: protein MDCESIQMAISDENNLTERKESGRRGRKPGRKTSSEKVDIKAKLERSRQSARECRARKKLRYQYLEELVADREKAVIALRTELERLIQWDRQMAESDSPNNDVDQLLKEIGILKQELHA, encoded by the exons ATGGATTGTGAAAGCATTCAAATGGCGATATCAGATGAAAATAATCTGACT GAACGCAAGGAAAGCGGAAGGAGAGGACGCAAACCTGGCAGAAAAACCTCCTCAGAAAAAGTTGATATTAAAGCCAAACTTG AACGGAGCCGGCAAAGTGCCAGAGAATGCAGAGCACGAAAGAAGCTTCGGTACCAATATCTGGAGGAGCTTGTTGCTGATCGCGAAAAGGCTGTAATTGCATTGCGTACTGAACTGGAGCGA CTAATACAATGGGATAGGCAGATGGCTGAAAGTGACAGTCCCAATAATGATGTTGATCAGCTACTGAAGGAGATTGGCATCCTTAAGCAAGAGCTACATGCTTGA
- the LOC133838450 gene encoding REPTOR-binding partner isoform X2 translates to MDCESIQMAISDENNLTERKESGRRGRKPGRKTSSEKVDIKAKLERSRQSARECRARKKLRYQYLEELVADREKAVIALRTELERVANTMG, encoded by the exons ATGGATTGTGAAAGCATTCAAATGGCGATATCAGATGAAAATAATCTGACT GAACGCAAGGAAAGCGGAAGGAGAGGACGCAAACCTGGCAGAAAAACCTCCTCAGAAAAAGTTGATATTAAAGCCAAACTTG AACGGAGCCGGCAAAGTGCCAGAGAATGCAGAGCACGAAAGAAGCTTCGGTACCAATATCTGGAGGAGCTTGTTGCTGATCGCGAAAAGGCTGTAATTGCATTGCGTACTGAACTGGAGCGAGTTg CTAATACAATGGGATAG
- the LOC133838415 gene encoding uncharacterized protein LOC133838415: protein MDTNTERSTEATSTELRREARRKKILESAKSRLEKLNGRVQTHDANSPEVLEYSDPEVEPNIQVGSKNYQEDAFNSVFFTSASSNTTNLETPGFFVKSRALIFVAAIVGYILSQYANNILFVPVGLCILIEVFYYKGHQYLNNNIVNTIVPMVLLFAGPSLGNKIKQINSLVSISQSLLINLAITIFCICLSSFLFQLFSLNHIVDIK, encoded by the exons atggATACCAATACAGAACGGAGTACAGAAGCGACTTCAACAGAATTAAGAAGAGAGGCCCGCCGTAAAAAAATATTGGAAAGCGCAAAAAGTCGACTGGAGAAACTGAATGGCAGAGTGCAGACACATG aCGCAAATTCCCCTGAGGTTTTGGAATATTCGGACCCTGAAGTGGAACCCAACATTCAAGTCGGAAGTAAAAATTATCAAGAAGATGCGTTTAATTCCGTTTTTTTTACCTCAGCCAGCAGTAATACAACTAATCTAGAGACCCCCGGTTTTTTTGTAAAAAGCAGAGCCCTTATTTTCGTTGCTGCTATAGTGGGATACATTCTATCTCAGTATGCAAATAACATCCTCTTTGTTCCAGTTGGGTTATGCATACTGATTGAAGTGTTTTATTATAAAGGACATCAATATCTGAACAACAATATTGTTAATACGATTGTGCCAATGGTACTTTTGTTTGCTGGTCCTTCGTTGGGAAATAAGATAAAACAGATTAATAGTCTCGTCTCGATTTCACAATCTCTCCTCATAAATCTAGCTATAACCATATTCTGCATATGCCTCAGTAGctttttgtttcaattgtttAGCTTAAATCATATTGTggatatcaaataa